The genomic segment AAAGTCAGCATCTGACGAGGTTCATTAATATGGAATATTTTTTAGCTTTTGTCATAGGAGCTATAGTCGGAAGTTTTCTAAATGTTTGTATCTATAGAATACCTTTAGGTAAGTCTTTAATTTTTCCTCCATCTTCCTGTCCAAGTTGTGGTAGAGAGATAAAATGGTACGACAACATTCCAATCATTAGTTATCTTATCTTGAGAGGAAGATGTAGGAACTGTAAGGAAAAGATTTCTGTCCAGTATCCTATCATTGAGTTTCTAACAGGATTATTAACTTTACTTGTTTTTGCAAAATATGGAATTTCTTTAAGCACTTTTTACTTTTTGATTCTTACATACGTTTTAATTGTGGTTGCTACCATTGACATTAAAACAATGCTTGTGTCTGTTAAGTTATGCTACTTTACAATGCTTATAGGAATACTACTTTCTCCTTTCGTTTCTGTTGTTTCTTTTAAGGACTCAATCCTTGGAGCCTCTTTTGGAGCAGGAGTTATTCTGTTCGTTATTGAAACGTATTATATACTAACGGGAAAAGAAGGTATGGGATACGGTGATGCTAATATAATGGCTGTAATAGGAGCATTTTTAGGATGGCAGAAAGTTCTTCTAGTTGTATTTTTAGCTTCGCTTGTAGGTGCAATTGTAGGTATTTTCTTTATGATTATTAAAGGAAAGGATACAAAGTTTGCTTTGCCTTTTGGGCCTTTCTTAGCTATAGGAGCTTATATCACAATGCTTTTTGGAGAGGAAATAATAAACTGGTACTTGGGGTGCTGAAATGATATTTCAAAAGAAAGTGGAGAATTTCTTATTAAAACTTTCGGAAATTTTCTTAACAGCTATTACGGTATCTCTGCTTATTATTTCTTTTGTTCTCTTTTGTGAATTCCTGGTAATGTCTCCACACTTCTTTCACTTGGAGGAAATAATCTTCTCTGGACACATTAAAGATGCAACTGAAAGTCTAAAAGAAATTATTTCCCCTCTCTTAATGTTTGTAATCGTTATAGAACTCATTATCATGCTCATAAAACACCAACCAAGGATTGTTTTCGATGTTCTTTTGATAGCAATAGCAAGAGAAATAATCATTTCTGGACACAACTTTAAAAATGTTTT from the Desulfurobacteriaceae bacterium genome contains:
- a CDS encoding prepilin peptidase produces the protein MEYFLAFVIGAIVGSFLNVCIYRIPLGKSLIFPPSSCPSCGREIKWYDNIPIISYLILRGRCRNCKEKISVQYPIIEFLTGLLTLLVFAKYGISLSTFYFLILTYVLIVVATIDIKTMLVSVKLCYFTMLIGILLSPFVSVVSFKDSILGASFGAGVILFVIETYYILTGKEGMGYGDANIMAVIGAFLGWQKVLLVVFLASLVGAIVGIFFMIIKGKDTKFALPFGPFLAIGAYITMLFGEEIINWYLGC